Proteins from a genomic interval of Chroococcidiopsis thermalis PCC 7203:
- the purF gene encoding amidophosphoribosyltransferase, with amino-acid sequence MQDVSHSMDMRSLHPSEPSDKQEEACGVFGIYAPAEDVAKLTYFGLYALQHRGQESAGIATFDGTTIHLHKEMGLVSQVFNESILQQMPGRMAVGHTRYSTTGSSRVVNAQPAVVETRLGSFALAHNGNLVNTKALRDELLQRQCNFNTTTDSEAIAFAIAEAVNDGEDWLDGAITACKRCHGAFSLVVGTPAGLMGVRDPNGIRPLVIGTLGNNPHRYVLASETCGLDIIGAEYLRDVEPGELVWITEAGIASYHWAQEPQRKLCIFEMIYFARPDSLMHNESLYTYRLRLGRQLAKESLVAADMVMGVPDSGIPAAIGFSQASGIPYAEGLIKNRYVGRTFIQPTQMMRESGIKMKLNPLRDVLAGKRVIIVDDSIVRGTTSRKLVKTLREAGATEVHMRISSPPVTHPCFYGIDTDNQDQLIAATKSVEEIGKQIEVDSLAYLSWEGMLLATGEDPNSFCSACFTGDYPVAVPEPLKRSKLMLEKSSV; translated from the coding sequence ATGCAGGATGTAAGTCACAGTATGGACATGCGATCGCTTCATCCTTCAGAACCCTCTGACAAGCAAGAAGAAGCTTGCGGCGTTTTCGGCATTTACGCACCCGCAGAGGACGTTGCCAAACTTACTTACTTCGGTTTGTACGCCCTACAACACCGAGGGCAAGAGTCAGCCGGAATTGCTACGTTTGACGGCACGACAATTCACCTACACAAAGAAATGGGGCTGGTTTCTCAAGTCTTCAACGAGTCAATTTTGCAACAAATGCCTGGTAGGATGGCAGTCGGTCATACCCGTTACTCTACTACTGGCTCTAGTCGGGTAGTGAACGCCCAGCCTGCGGTGGTCGAAACTCGCTTAGGCAGTTTTGCTTTAGCACATAATGGAAATTTAGTCAATACTAAAGCTTTACGAGACGAATTACTCCAGCGGCAGTGTAACTTTAACACGACGACAGATTCAGAAGCGATCGCCTTTGCGATCGCCGAAGCAGTTAACGATGGCGAAGATTGGTTAGATGGGGCAATTACCGCTTGCAAACGCTGCCACGGCGCTTTTAGTTTAGTGGTCGGAACCCCAGCAGGGTTGATGGGAGTGCGCGACCCGAACGGCATTCGTCCCCTTGTCATTGGCACGTTGGGCAACAATCCCCATCGCTACGTTCTAGCTTCTGAAACCTGCGGTTTAGATATTATTGGTGCAGAATACCTGCGAGACGTAGAACCAGGCGAACTGGTATGGATTACCGAGGCAGGCATAGCCTCCTATCACTGGGCGCAAGAACCTCAGCGCAAACTATGCATCTTTGAGATGATTTACTTTGCCCGTCCAGATAGCCTCATGCACAACGAAAGCTTGTACACCTATCGCTTGCGGTTGGGCAGACAACTGGCAAAAGAATCGCTGGTAGCAGCAGATATGGTCATGGGCGTACCTGATTCCGGTATTCCCGCCGCAATTGGCTTTTCTCAAGCCTCTGGGATTCCCTATGCCGAGGGGTTAATTAAAAACCGCTATGTTGGGCGCACCTTCATCCAACCAACTCAAATGATGCGCGAGTCAGGCATCAAAATGAAACTAAATCCCCTCAGAGATGTCTTGGCTGGAAAACGAGTCATCATCGTTGATGATTCTATCGTACGCGGTACGACCAGCCGCAAACTCGTTAAGACACTACGCGAGGCGGGTGCAACAGAAGTGCATATGCGAATTTCCTCCCCTCCTGTCACTCATCCCTGTTTCTACGGCATTGACACGGATAATCAAGACCAGTTGATTGCTGCGACTAAATCAGTGGAAGAAATTGGCAAACAAATTGAAGTCGATTCCCTCGCCTACCTCAGTTGGGAAGGAATGCTGTTAGCCACAGGAGAAGACCCTAATAGTTTCTGTTCGGCTTGTTTCACAGGCGATTATCCCGTCGCCGTACCCGAACCCCTGAAGCGTTCTAAGTTGATGCTAGAAAAATCGTCGGTTTGA
- the purL gene encoding phosphoribosylformylglycinamidine synthase subunit PurL, with the protein MSAIPAAPFSIEEIAAEGIKPEEYEEIVRRLGRHPNKAELGMFGVMWSEHCCYKNSRPLLKQFPTTGKRILVGPGENAGVVDLGDGLQLAFKIESHNHPSAVEPFQGAATGVGGILRDIFTMGARPIALLNSLRFGSLDDARTRQLFNGVIAGISHYGNCVGVPTVGGEVYFDPAYSGNPLVNVMALGLMETPEIVKSGASGTGNPVLYVGSTTGRDGMKGASFASAELSEESEQDRPAVQVGDPFLEKSLIEACLEAFKTGIVVAAQDMGAAGITCSTSEMAAKGGVGIEFDLDRIPVRETGMVPYEYLLSESQERMLFVAHKGREQELIDIFHRWGLHAVVAGTVIEEPIVRILFKGKVAAEIPANALAENTPLYHREILSEPPEYARKAWEWQAESLPTCTIAGINIQGQHQTWNQILLTLLDTPTIASKRWVYRQYDHQVQNNTVIFPGGADAAVVRLRPLEEFKSQKLKVKNNSEFRTPNSEFSKGVAATVDCNPRYVYLDPYEGAKAVVAEAARNLSCVGAEPVAVTDNLNFGSPEKPIGYWQLAEACRGLAEACQEFQTPVTGGNVSLYNETFDSEGKPQPIYPTPVVGMVGLIPDLSKTCIQGWQTEGDIIYLLGLPLKSKITLGASEYLAIIHGIVAGKPPQVNFDLERRVQATCREGIQQSWVKSAHDVAEGGLIVALAEACISTGLGAEINLGLTDDLPQRWDEILFGEGGARILVSVSPQHQPAWESYLTEKLGDNWQKLGHVGSPTQNLQVFTTDRQPIITATIEMMRDRFFNAIERRLSDSATLP; encoded by the coding sequence ATGTCTGCCATTCCTGCTGCACCTTTTTCCATTGAAGAAATCGCTGCTGAAGGCATTAAGCCGGAAGAATACGAAGAAATTGTCAGAAGACTGGGACGACACCCTAATAAAGCAGAGTTAGGCATGTTTGGTGTGATGTGGTCGGAACATTGCTGTTACAAAAATTCTCGACCGCTATTAAAACAGTTTCCTACCACTGGCAAACGCATCCTGGTAGGACCAGGTGAAAATGCAGGTGTTGTCGATTTGGGTGACGGGCTGCAACTGGCTTTTAAAATTGAATCGCACAATCACCCCTCAGCCGTGGAACCATTTCAAGGGGCTGCAACTGGAGTCGGAGGCATTCTAAGAGATATTTTTACGATGGGGGCGCGTCCCATTGCCTTGCTCAACTCTTTGCGTTTCGGTTCCTTAGATGATGCTCGTACCAGACAGCTATTCAACGGTGTAATAGCAGGAATTTCTCATTACGGTAACTGTGTGGGAGTCCCCACAGTCGGGGGAGAAGTCTATTTCGATCCGGCATACTCTGGTAATCCCTTAGTCAATGTCATGGCATTAGGATTGATGGAAACGCCGGAAATTGTCAAATCGGGAGCATCTGGTACTGGCAACCCAGTTTTATATGTCGGTTCCACCACCGGACGCGATGGGATGAAAGGAGCGAGTTTTGCCAGTGCAGAATTGAGCGAAGAGTCAGAACAAGACCGTCCCGCCGTGCAAGTGGGCGATCCGTTTTTAGAAAAATCTTTAATTGAAGCTTGTTTAGAAGCATTTAAAACTGGAATTGTCGTTGCAGCCCAAGATATGGGGGCAGCTGGGATTACCTGTTCGACATCCGAAATGGCGGCTAAAGGCGGGGTAGGCATTGAATTCGACCTCGATCGAATTCCCGTGCGCGAGACGGGCATGGTTCCCTATGAATATCTGCTCTCGGAATCTCAGGAACGAATGTTATTTGTTGCCCACAAGGGTAGAGAACAGGAATTAATCGATATTTTCCACCGTTGGGGACTTCATGCTGTCGTGGCTGGTACGGTAATTGAGGAGCCAATTGTCAGAATTTTATTTAAGGGCAAGGTAGCTGCTGAAATTCCTGCTAACGCATTGGCAGAAAACACACCCCTCTACCACCGAGAAATATTGAGCGAACCACCAGAATATGCCCGTAAAGCTTGGGAGTGGCAGGCTGAATCTCTACCAACCTGTACCATTGCTGGAATTAACATCCAAGGTCAGCACCAAACTTGGAACCAGATATTACTAACTTTACTCGATACCCCAACGATCGCCTCTAAGCGATGGGTTTATCGTCAATACGACCACCAAGTCCAAAACAATACAGTCATCTTTCCCGGTGGTGCAGATGCCGCAGTTGTCAGATTGCGCCCATTAGAAGAATTCAAAAGTCAAAAGTTAAAAGTCAAAAATAATTCCGAATTCCGAACTCCGAATTCCGAATTCTCCAAAGGCGTAGCTGCCACAGTCGATTGCAACCCGCGCTACGTCTACCTCGATCCTTATGAAGGTGCAAAGGCAGTTGTTGCAGAAGCCGCCCGTAATTTGAGCTGTGTGGGAGCGGAACCAGTTGCGGTGACAGATAACCTCAATTTTGGTAGCCCTGAAAAACCCATCGGTTACTGGCAACTTGCAGAAGCTTGTCGCGGTTTAGCAGAAGCCTGCCAAGAATTTCAAACCCCCGTGACTGGCGGAAATGTCTCTTTGTACAACGAAACCTTCGACTCTGAAGGCAAGCCACAACCAATCTACCCTACTCCCGTTGTCGGGATGGTAGGCTTAATTCCCGACTTATCTAAAACCTGTATCCAAGGCTGGCAAACTGAAGGAGATATCATCTATCTTCTGGGACTTCCACTGAAATCTAAAATCACACTGGGTGCATCCGAATATCTTGCCATAATTCACGGCATAGTCGCCGGAAAGCCACCCCAAGTAAACTTTGACCTCGAACGGCGCGTCCAAGCTACCTGTCGAGAAGGCATTCAACAAAGTTGGGTCAAATCAGCGCACGACGTTGCTGAAGGTGGATTGATAGTCGCCCTTGCCGAAGCCTGCATCAGTACTGGATTGGGGGCTGAAATTAACCTGGGGTTAACCGACGATTTACCGCAACGCTGGGATGAAATTTTATTTGGTGAAGGTGGGGCGCGAATTTTGGTTTCCGTCTCACCACAACATCAACCAGCATGGGAATCTTACTTGACAGAGAAACTCGGAGATAACTGGCAAAAACTCGGTCATGTCGGCAGTCCCACCCAAAATTTACAGGTTTTCACAACCGACCGACAGCCGATTATAACCGCTACGATTGAGATGATGCGCGATCGCTTTTTCAACGCTATCGAACGGCGGCTATCTGACTCAGCTACCCTGCCGTAG
- a CDS encoding hybrid sensor histidine kinase/response regulator, giving the protein MMSLKFLILEDSILDAELITALLAESEIECELIQVKTRSEFQAALERGGFDLILSDYSLPGFDGISALVMARQLCPDVPFIFVTATMGEEVAIETLKGGATDYVLKQRLERLIPAVERSLREAAERRARVVAEAELSLREEEFRALVENSPDIIARFDRDLRHLYVNPVVEQATGKPPEMYVGKTHAEVGVSPEICTLWQSSLRQVFATQKEDFFEYDFPAPGNGIRYYQTRVVPEFNPDGSVQTLLAITRDITQSKLAEQALRAREAQLQQQAEELKRANQVKDEFLAVLSHELRSPLNAILGWAKLLRTRKFSPDIFNRALETIERNAQLQTRLIEDLLDISRIIRGKLTLNPQPVNLETVITSALETVYLSAQTKCIELVFEGAGSRESGVGSREERQGGQGGQGVTRGPRDRREWGLGGQGGQGGQGSNSSHQPLATSHSQLPITNYQLPIVLGDPSRLQQIVWNLLSNAIKFTPSGGRVEVKLQLSTVAPTTTIREQGTWECREQGEEGRGAEKQQLSTVNCQPSQSLALASTIDNQQPTTNYAQIAVTDNGIGISAEFLPHIFDYFRQADASITRSYGGLGLGLAIVRHLVELHGGTVCAESLGVGQGATFRVMLPLLENSEFGIRNSEFGMNHTRTGGFGNPPLPIPDSRLNNIRVLVVEDDRDTREFLALTLEEYGAQSIVVDSAVAALEALEKSLPDILVSDIGMPATDGYTFIQKVRALPPEQGGQIPAIALTAYAREQDRDRAIAAGFQIHLAKPVVSDELVEAIGQLISDQ; this is encoded by the coding sequence ATGATGTCACTCAAGTTTCTGATTCTAGAAGACAGCATACTGGATGCAGAACTGATTACTGCGTTACTCGCAGAAAGCGAGATTGAGTGCGAATTGATTCAAGTAAAGACTCGTTCGGAGTTTCAAGCGGCACTCGAACGGGGTGGGTTTGACTTGATTCTGTCTGACTATTCCTTGCCTGGTTTTGATGGCATTTCTGCCCTGGTTATGGCTCGACAGCTCTGCCCAGACGTGCCATTCATTTTCGTGACAGCCACAATGGGCGAAGAAGTGGCAATTGAAACCCTCAAAGGGGGTGCAACTGACTACGTACTGAAACAACGCTTAGAGCGCCTGATTCCTGCCGTAGAGCGATCGCTACGCGAAGCAGCAGAACGCCGCGCCCGTGTTGTTGCCGAAGCAGAACTCAGCCTTCGCGAAGAAGAATTTCGCGCTTTAGTAGAAAATTCTCCCGATATTATTGCTCGATTTGACCGAGATTTGCGTCACCTATACGTGAATCCGGTAGTCGAACAAGCCACAGGCAAGCCACCTGAAATGTATGTCGGAAAAACTCATGCTGAAGTGGGTGTATCACCAGAAATTTGTACGCTTTGGCAGTCGAGTTTGCGCCAAGTCTTTGCAACTCAAAAAGAAGACTTTTTTGAATATGATTTTCCCGCACCGGGCAATGGCATTCGTTATTACCAAACGCGAGTCGTACCAGAATTTAATCCAGACGGTTCGGTGCAAACCTTACTAGCAATCACCCGCGATATCACCCAGTCCAAACTTGCAGAACAAGCATTACGAGCGCGAGAAGCTCAACTGCAACAGCAAGCCGAGGAACTTAAACGAGCAAATCAAGTTAAAGACGAGTTTTTAGCCGTACTGTCCCACGAATTGCGATCGCCCCTCAATGCAATCCTGGGATGGGCGAAATTATTACGGACTCGTAAATTCAGTCCCGATATCTTCAACCGCGCCCTGGAAACGATCGAGCGCAACGCCCAATTGCAGACTCGGTTAATTGAAGACTTGTTAGATATCTCGCGCATCATTCGCGGCAAACTCACCCTCAATCCTCAACCTGTCAATTTAGAAACAGTCATTACCAGTGCTTTAGAAACCGTTTATCTCTCAGCTCAAACTAAGTGCATCGAACTAGTTTTTGAGGGAGCAGGGAGTCGGGAGTCGGGAGTCGGGAGTCGAGAAGAGAGACAAGGGGGACAAGGGGGACAAGGGGTAACTCGGGGTCCCCGCGACCGAAGGGAGTGGGGATTAGGGGGACAAGGGGGACAAGGGGGACAAGGAAGCAATTCTAGCCACCAGCCACTAGCCACTAGCCACTCCCAATTACCAATTACCAACTACCAACTACCAATCGTCTTAGGAGATCCGAGTCGGTTGCAGCAGATTGTTTGGAATCTCCTTTCCAATGCAATCAAATTCACTCCATCCGGCGGGCGTGTAGAAGTGAAATTGCAATTATCAACAGTAGCGCCCACAACAACTATCAGGGAACAGGGAACCTGGGAGTGCAGGGAGCAGGGGGAAGAGGGCAGAGGAGCAGAGAAGCAACAACTATCAACCGTCAACTGTCAACCTTCACAGAGTTTAGCGTTAGCGTCTACGATCGACAACCAACAACCAACAACTAACTACGCCCAAATCGCAGTTACAGATAACGGAATTGGTATTAGTGCTGAATTTTTGCCCCATATATTCGATTATTTTCGCCAAGCAGATGCATCGATTACTCGCAGTTATGGCGGTTTAGGTCTGGGTTTAGCAATAGTACGTCACTTGGTAGAACTGCATGGGGGAACAGTCTGCGCCGAAAGTCTAGGAGTCGGACAGGGAGCAACATTTAGAGTTATGTTACCCCTGCTGGAGAATTCGGAATTCGGAATTCGGAATTCGGAATTCGGAATGAATCACACCCGTACGGGCGGGTTTGGAAACCCGCCCCTACCGATTCCCGACTCTCGACTTAATAACATCCGAGTATTAGTTGTAGAAGACGATCGCGATACGCGAGAATTTTTAGCGCTGACTCTAGAAGAATATGGGGCGCAGTCAATCGTAGTTGATTCGGCAGTAGCAGCACTAGAAGCGTTGGAAAAATCGCTACCAGATATTTTAGTGAGCGATATTGGGATGCCAGCCACAGACGGCTATACATTTATCCAGAAAGTCAGGGCATTACCGCCAGAACAAGGCGGACAAATTCCCGCGATCGCCTTAACAGCATATGCTAGAGAACAAGACCGCGATCGCGCGATCGCCGCAGGTTTTCAAATTCATCTTGCCAAACCAGTCGTTTCCGATGAATTAGTAGAGGCGATCGGGCAATTAATCAGTGACCAGTGA
- a CDS encoding response regulator, protein MELKRILLVEDSINDVELILTALAENHLGNEVVVVRDGEEALDYLYRRGVYRLRREGNPVVVLLDLKLPKVDGIEVLGQLKADRYLRTVPVVILTSSREERDLTRCYELGTNAYVVKPIDFHEFVGAIQGLGLFWAIINEPPPGSLSSARSDRPNQGIE, encoded by the coding sequence ATGGAATTAAAGCGCATTCTCCTGGTGGAGGACAGCATTAACGACGTAGAGTTAATCCTGACTGCCCTAGCAGAAAACCATTTAGGTAACGAAGTCGTCGTTGTCCGCGATGGCGAAGAAGCTTTAGATTATTTGTACCGCCGAGGCGTGTATCGATTGCGTCGCGAAGGCAATCCCGTTGTGGTGCTACTCGATCTAAAACTACCAAAGGTTGATGGGATAGAAGTTCTAGGGCAATTGAAAGCAGATAGATATCTGAGAACCGTGCCTGTAGTGATTTTGACTTCTTCCCGCGAAGAACGAGATTTAACTCGCTGTTATGAATTAGGTACAAACGCTTATGTAGTTAAACCAATTGATTTTCATGAATTTGTGGGTGCGATTCAAGGTTTAGGGCTGTTTTGGGCAATTATTAACGAGCCACCACCTGGCTCGCTGTCTAGCGCTCGTAGCGATCGACCAAATCAAGGAATAGAATGA
- a CDS encoding PAS domain-containing sensor histidine kinase, with protein MANLRHSQLLVRVASTIAIGVGCLALIGWIFNIAIFKSVIPGTATIKANAAVAFILAGVSLFIRNGRGAQLCAPTRITTPDSLITKICAAAVALIGLLTLCQYIFNWNLGIDELLVRDLPLSPANPYPGRMADNTALNFVLLGGALWLLAVRFPQPPLQRGASQSSVPGETNPPVRSPQPPLQRGASHHGETNPPLQSPLSRETNPPFPPPFLRGAGGDRIFLAQALSLAVILIALLALIGYAYGVEVFYRFIVYSTSMSWHTAIIFLLLGAGTLLVDLDRGFMAVVTSELNGGIVARRLIPSAIAIPIILGWLILQGYRWKLYDPGFAIALLVLLLIAVYISVIWHNARSLNRIDRDRQRTIATLQESEAKFRRLVESNIIGIYFGDFSGRIFEANDAFLSMMGYTRTELEAGKLYWNRMTPPEYEALDRQRVAEIQAYGACSPFEKEYIRKDGIRVPILLGITQIEGGENGYSACFVIDLTERKQAEIALCESEERFRRAVVNAPFPIVIHAEDGEVVQISQAWTELSGYTADEIPTIAAWAEKAYGEAKDTVKASIERLYSLDRRLEEGEFSITTKQGEKRTWDFSSAPLGRLADGRRLVISMAADVSDRKLTENALRQSEARLRLFVESDVIGILYGDIHGGINYANDAFLHIIGYTRADLEAGRVRWNDLTPPEYLPLDAERIAEARTKGTCTPYEKEYIRQDGTRVFVMLGYALLGENREQSVAFVLDISDRKHAEIERDRFFTLSLDMLCIAGLDGYFKRINPAFETILGFTQKEILQSPYLDLIHPEDREKTLAEVEKLSTGAITINFENRFLCKNGSYKWLIWSSVPDVESKLLYAVGHDVTERKHLEHKLRKQAEVLHKLNATLEERVRQRTAQLEAANQELESFSYSVSHDLRAPLRHIAGFVDLLQKRIKSNTTLDETSQRYLNIIVDTTQLAGKLIDDLLSFSRMGRMEMRFTNIDMNLLVQEVLQELELETKKRQISWQIKALLSVQGDPAMLRLVWRNLIENALKYTKLNSQTEITIGSQILSESQEVVFFVRDNGIGFDMQYVNKLFGVFQRLHSDPNFQGTGVGLANVQRIIHRHGGRVWAEGEIDKGATFFFSLPRLGVRGGE; from the coding sequence ATGGCTAACTTGCGTCACAGTCAATTACTAGTAAGAGTTGCTAGCACGATCGCAATTGGTGTTGGCTGTCTGGCTCTGATTGGCTGGATATTTAACATTGCTATTTTCAAAAGCGTAATTCCAGGCACAGCCACGATAAAAGCGAATGCAGCCGTGGCTTTTATTTTAGCTGGCGTGTCTTTGTTTATTCGCAATGGTAGGGGCGCACAGCTGTGCGCCCCTACTAGAATAACGACTCCCGACTCCCTAATTACCAAAATTTGCGCTGCTGCTGTCGCCTTAATTGGTTTGCTCACTCTTTGCCAATACATATTTAATTGGAATTTGGGGATTGATGAGTTGCTGGTTCGAGATTTACCGTTGTCTCCAGCAAATCCTTATCCTGGTCGCATGGCAGATAATACTGCTTTGAATTTTGTGCTGCTAGGCGGGGCGCTGTGGCTGTTGGCTGTTCGATTCCCCCAACCGCCCTTACAAAGGGGGGCAAGTCAATCCTCCGTTCCCGGGGAGACAAATCCACCTGTTCGATCCCCCCAACCCCCCTTACAAAGGGGGGCAAGTCACCATGGAGAGACAAACCCACCTCTTCAATCTCCGCTATCAAGGGAGACAAACCCACCTTTTCCACCCCCCTTTTTAAGGGGGGCAGGGGGGGATCGCATTTTCTTGGCTCAAGCTTTAAGTCTTGCTGTTATTTTAATTGCCTTACTTGCTCTCATAGGATATGCCTATGGCGTAGAAGTTTTTTATCGGTTTATTGTCTACTCCACATCAATGAGTTGGCACACGGCAATAATTTTTCTCTTGCTCGGTGCAGGTACGTTGTTGGTAGATCTCGATCGCGGTTTTATGGCAGTTGTCACAAGCGAATTGAATGGGGGCATAGTTGCGCGTCGTCTGATTCCTAGCGCGATCGCAATTCCAATAATTTTGGGTTGGCTGATTTTGCAGGGATACCGCTGGAAACTCTACGATCCAGGTTTCGCGATCGCGCTGCTGGTATTATTGCTAATTGCGGTTTATATCAGTGTAATTTGGCACAATGCCAGATCTTTGAACCGAATAGATCGCGATCGTCAACGCACAATAGCCACTTTACAGGAGAGTGAAGCCAAGTTTAGAAGGCTAGTAGAATCAAATATCATTGGCATCTACTTTGGTGACTTTAGTGGGCGAATTTTTGAAGCCAATGACGCTTTTCTCTCCATGATGGGGTACACCCGTACCGAGTTGGAAGCAGGAAAGCTATATTGGAATCGCATGACACCACCAGAGTATGAAGCATTAGATCGACAGAGAGTCGCAGAAATTCAAGCATATGGTGCTTGTTCTCCGTTTGAAAAAGAATATATTCGTAAAGACGGGATTCGTGTGCCGATTCTGCTTGGTATTACTCAAATTGAGGGTGGAGAAAACGGCTATAGTGCTTGCTTTGTTATCGACTTGACAGAACGCAAACAAGCTGAAATTGCTTTATGTGAAAGTGAAGAACGTTTTCGCCGTGCTGTTGTCAATGCACCATTTCCAATCGTTATCCATGCCGAAGATGGCGAAGTCGTACAAATTAGCCAAGCTTGGACGGAATTATCGGGTTACACTGCTGATGAAATTCCCACAATTGCAGCTTGGGCGGAAAAAGCTTATGGAGAAGCGAAAGATACAGTTAAAGCAAGCATAGAGCGCTTATACAGCCTAGACAGAAGGCTAGAAGAAGGGGAATTCTCAATTACTACCAAGCAGGGAGAAAAGAGGACTTGGGATTTTAGTTCTGCTCCCTTGGGTCGTCTGGCAGATGGTAGACGATTGGTTATCAGCATGGCAGCTGATGTGAGCGATCGCAAGTTGACAGAAAATGCATTGCGTCAGAGTGAAGCTAGATTACGACTATTTGTCGAATCAGATGTCATCGGCATTTTATACGGAGACATTCATGGCGGAATAAATTATGCCAATGATGCCTTTTTGCACATTATTGGTTACACTCGTGCCGATTTAGAGGCGGGTAGAGTGCGCTGGAACGATCTGACTCCCCCAGAATATTTACCATTGGATGCTGAGAGAATTGCCGAGGCACGAACTAAGGGAACTTGTACGCCCTATGAAAAAGAGTATATTCGCCAAGATGGAACGCGGGTTTTTGTGATGCTGGGTTATGCCTTGCTGGGGGAAAATCGGGAACAGTCAGTCGCATTTGTTTTAGATATTAGCGATCGCAAACATGCTGAAATCGAACGCGATCGCTTTTTTACACTTTCCTTAGATATGCTTTGTATCGCTGGGTTAGATGGTTATTTTAAGCGGATCAATCCGGCTTTTGAAACCATTCTCGGCTTTACTCAAAAAGAAATTCTTCAGTCACCATATCTAGATTTGATTCATCCAGAAGACCGAGAAAAAACTCTTGCTGAGGTCGAAAAACTCTCAACTGGAGCTATTACTATCAACTTTGAAAATCGTTTTTTATGTAAAAATGGTTCTTACAAATGGCTGATTTGGAGTTCTGTACCCGATGTTGAATCAAAACTGTTATATGCAGTGGGACATGATGTCACCGAACGCAAACATTTAGAACACAAACTGCGCAAACAAGCAGAAGTTCTGCATAAACTGAATGCAACTTTGGAAGAAAGAGTCAGGCAGCGCACGGCACAACTTGAAGCCGCTAACCAAGAATTAGAATCTTTCTCCTACTCAGTCTCCCACGATCTCCGCGCCCCATTGCGTCACATTGCCGGATTTGTCGATCTGCTACAAAAGCGCATTAAATCCAACACCACGCTAGATGAGACAAGTCAGCGCTACCTCAATATCATTGTGGACACGACTCAACTAGCTGGCAAGTTGATCGATGACTTATTATCCTTCTCCCGCATGGGACGCATGGAAATGCGCTTTACCAATATTGATATGAATTTACTGGTGCAGGAGGTATTGCAAGAACTAGAGTTAGAAACTAAGAAACGCCAAATTTCCTGGCAGATTAAAGCCTTACTGAGCGTTCAGGGCGACCCGGCAATGTTACGGTTAGTATGGCGGAATCTGATTGAAAATGCGCTTAAATATACTAAGTTAAACTCGCAGACAGAAATTACTATTGGGAGTCAAATTTTATCAGAGTCTCAGGAGGTGGTATTTTTCGTAAGAGACAACGGTATCGGTTTTGATATGCAGTACGTAAATAAATTGTTTGGAGTGTTTCAACGCCTGCACAGCGACCCCAACTTTCAAGGTACGGGAGTAGGATTAGCTAATGTTCAGCGCATCATACACCGTCATGGCGGGCGAGTATGGGCAGAAGGAGAAATAGATAAAGGAGCAACGTTCTTCTTCTCGTTACCAAGACTGGGAGTGAGGGGTGGAGAGTAG